Proteins encoded within one genomic window of Cyanobium sp. Tous-M-B4:
- the secG gene encoding preprotein translocase subunit SecG, producing the protein MITSVLSWVWIGSGVLLIISVLLHSPKGDGMGGLAASGGSMFTSARSAEATLNRISWTLLAIFLGLAVVLSAGWLG; encoded by the coding sequence ATGATCACTTCAGTTTTGTCATGGGTGTGGATTGGCAGTGGCGTTCTGCTGATCATCAGCGTGCTGCTCCATAGCCCCAAGGGCGATGGCATGGGTGGGCTGGCCGCTAGCGGCGGATCGATGTTCACCAGTGCCCGTAGCGCCGAAGCCACCCTCAACCGCATCAGCTGGACATTGCTGGCAATTTTTCTTGGCCTGGCCGTTGTGCTCAGCGCCGGCTGGCTCGGTTAG
- the gpmI gene encoding 2,3-bisphosphoglycerate-independent phosphoglycerate mutase: protein MAPGPASASRASSSVAPVVLAILDGWGYSHEADHNAIRAASTPVMDALWHAYPHTLIEASGAAVGLPDHQMGNSEVGHLTIGSGRIIRQELVRISQAVKDGSLAANPALNALADGLLLKGGCLHLIGLCSDGGVHSHITHLGGLLQWAASRGLKDVCIHVITDGRDTDPSSAPRFVTQVQEQISRAGVGRIATLCGRYWAMDRDNRWDRTEKAYRLLTEPSEISELSPVNAIHASYAQEIGDEFLEPLRLAEGLIKSGDALVCFNFRPDRVRQLIRALVLPEFDDFARQRQDPLDVVTFTQYEKGLPVAVAFPPESLDGLLGQVVSNSGLRQFRTAETEKYPHVTYFMNGGIEQAFPGEDRHLVPSPRVATYDLSPAMSAGELTESCIAAIKKGIYSLVVINYANPDMVGHTGKMAATTEAITTVDTCVGKLMEATNRMGGTLLITADHGNAEVMEGPDGRPWTAHTTNPVPVILVEGEKRKLPGHGTNVLLRDHGGLADIAPTLLEILNLPKPATMSGESLILATGTAAEASPIPQTLGV from the coding sequence CTGGCGCCAGGTCCAGCATCGGCCTCTCGGGCTTCATCTTCCGTTGCCCCGGTTGTACTCGCCATATTGGATGGCTGGGGCTATAGCCACGAAGCCGATCACAACGCCATTCGTGCTGCCAGCACCCCGGTGATGGATGCCCTCTGGCACGCCTATCCCCACACCCTGATTGAGGCCAGCGGCGCCGCTGTCGGGCTGCCAGATCATCAGATGGGCAATTCTGAGGTGGGCCATCTCACGATCGGCTCCGGTCGAATCATTCGCCAGGAGCTGGTGCGGATCAGCCAAGCCGTCAAGGACGGCAGCCTGGCCGCCAACCCTGCGCTCAATGCTTTAGCCGACGGCCTACTTCTCAAGGGCGGCTGCCTGCACCTGATCGGCCTTTGCTCCGATGGGGGCGTTCACAGTCACATCACCCACTTAGGGGGCTTGTTGCAATGGGCCGCGAGCCGCGGTCTCAAGGATGTCTGCATCCATGTGATCACCGATGGCCGGGACACGGACCCGAGCAGTGCTCCCCGATTCGTCACCCAGGTTCAAGAGCAGATCAGTCGCGCCGGCGTCGGCCGTATCGCCACCCTCTGCGGCCGCTACTGGGCCATGGATCGCGATAACCGCTGGGACCGCACCGAAAAGGCCTACCGACTCTTAACCGAACCAAGCGAGATATCCGAGCTCAGCCCGGTCAACGCCATCCACGCCTCCTACGCCCAAGAGATCGGCGACGAATTCCTCGAACCATTGCGATTGGCGGAGGGATTGATCAAGAGCGGAGACGCTCTGGTGTGTTTCAACTTCCGGCCCGACCGGGTGCGCCAGTTGATCCGCGCCCTGGTTTTGCCGGAATTTGACGACTTCGCCCGGCAGCGCCAAGACCCCCTGGATGTGGTCACCTTCACCCAATATGAAAAGGGCCTGCCCGTAGCGGTGGCTTTCCCGCCCGAATCTCTCGATGGCTTACTGGGCCAAGTGGTGTCGAACTCGGGGCTGCGCCAGTTCCGCACAGCTGAAACCGAAAAATATCCTCACGTCACCTACTTCATGAATGGGGGTATTGAGCAGGCCTTCCCTGGTGAAGATCGCCACCTAGTCCCCTCGCCGCGGGTGGCCACCTACGACCTCTCCCCGGCAATGTCCGCCGGCGAGCTCACTGAAAGCTGTATTGCAGCAATCAAAAAGGGCATTTACTCGTTGGTGGTAATCAATTACGCCAATCCGGACATGGTGGGGCACACCGGCAAAATGGCTGCCACCACTGAAGCAATCACCACTGTCGACACCTGCGTAGGAAAGCTGATGGAGGCCACCAACCGCATGGGGGGCACCCTGCTGATCACCGCAGACCACGGCAATGCCGAAGTGATGGAGGGCCCAGATGGTCGCCCCTGGACGGCACACACCACAAATCCCGTGCCGGTGATTTTGGTGGAGGGCGAGAAACGCAAGCTGCCCGGCCACGGCACCAACGTGTTGCTGCGTGACCATGGCGGCTTAGCCGACATCGCCCCGACCCTGCTGGAAATCTTGAATCTGCCCAAGCCCGCAACCATGAGCGGTGAATCACTGATCCTGGCAACTGGCACCGCAGCCGAAGCCAGTCCCATCCCCCAGACCCTGGGCGTTTAA
- the pyrR gene encoding bifunctional pyr operon transcriptional regulator/uracil phosphoribosyltransferase PyrR, which translates to MHRLELLSALDLGRTLDRLASQVLEGVADSRSLVLLGIPTRGVALAEVLASRLAILAGHPIDQGSVDPTFHRDDLERVGTRLGQPTDLPVALDGRQVVLVDDVIFTGRTVRAALEALQAWGRPKRVSLLAMVDRGHRELPIQPDFCGRVVPTSRQESIQLCLQQIDGEEGVFLLRPEL; encoded by the coding sequence ATGCATCGGCTCGAACTGCTCTCGGCCTTGGATTTGGGCCGCACCCTTGACAGGCTTGCGTCCCAGGTATTGGAAGGCGTTGCCGACAGCCGCTCCTTGGTGCTCCTCGGCATACCCACCCGTGGAGTGGCGCTAGCTGAGGTGTTGGCCTCACGTTTGGCAATTTTAGCCGGCCATCCGATCGACCAGGGCAGTGTCGATCCCACCTTTCATCGAGATGACCTGGAGCGAGTCGGCACCCGTCTGGGCCAGCCCACCGATTTGCCCGTGGCGCTGGATGGGCGCCAGGTGGTGTTAGTGGATGACGTGATCTTTACGGGGCGCACTGTGCGGGCGGCCCTAGAAGCCTTGCAAGCCTGGGGGCGGCCCAAGCGGGTCAGCTTGCTGGCCATGGTGGATCGCGGTCACCGGGAGCTGCCGATCCAGCCCGATTTCTGTGGGCGTGTGGTGCCCACCAGTCGCCAAGAATCAATCCAGCTCTGCCTACAGCAGATCGATGGCGAGGAGGGTGTGTTCCTGCTGCGGCCGGAGCTCTAG
- a CDS encoding ferredoxin-thioredoxin reductase variable chain — MQPGDQVQVSQSVVVYHHPQHRGVAFDLKGQQGEVVTVLNEWKGRVISPTLPVVVAFGKFRAHFRSDELTPA, encoded by the coding sequence ATGCAGCCAGGTGATCAGGTTCAGGTCTCCCAAAGCGTGGTCGTCTACCACCACCCCCAGCACCGCGGGGTCGCCTTCGATCTCAAAGGGCAACAGGGTGAGGTGGTCACCGTGCTCAACGAGTGGAAGGGCCGGGTGATCAGCCCAACCTTGCCGGTGGTGGTTGCCTTCGGCAAATTTAGAGCTCATTTCCGCTCCGATGAGCTGACTCCCGCCTGA
- a CDS encoding Hsp70 family protein: MRGTLAIDLGSSTTVVAYQGPDTAAKLLALPPYSTSEPVAVPTLLWLSDPAMSRPLIGRQVLEAGLAHSDGPQLHRDFKRQIGALPSPAPQPTPALPLGPEQAGALLLRQLWAALPPGLAPERLVLTAPIDSYPRYRQWLQEVCRELEVPELALVDEPTAAAIGAGLPAGSTVLVVDLGGGTIDLSLVALEGGEGRPAPMAQLLRFAGRDLSSSRQALRCARVIGKAGVALGGRDIDRWIAAHLCPGAPLDGALLEAAESLKCQLSNAEEALVFWSPTGLPPQPLRLSRSRLDALLVERGLLAQLDDLLEVVLAGARRDGLALNQITALLPVGGSSRMPLIRQWLQERCGGIPLQGSRPVEAVALGALALTPGVRVRDVLRHGICLRCWDQRSSRHHWQPLFVAGQTWPSERPLEIVLACSSPNQKSLELVLGEPDNERRSEVVFEAGLPVLRPRAAGQARVMPWSEQPPDLALDVPGQPGEDCLRLSFSVNDQGQLVLEVTDLRSGRRSAAQLLGPVR, from the coding sequence ATGCGGGGCACGCTGGCGATTGATCTAGGCAGCAGCACCACGGTGGTGGCCTATCAGGGGCCAGACACCGCGGCCAAGCTGCTGGCCCTGCCGCCTTACAGCACCAGCGAGCCGGTTGCGGTACCAACCCTGCTGTGGCTCAGCGATCCAGCCATGTCACGGCCCCTGATCGGTCGGCAGGTATTGGAGGCGGGCCTGGCCCACAGCGATGGCCCGCAGTTGCATCGGGACTTCAAACGACAAATTGGCGCGCTCCCCTCCCCGGCGCCCCAACCAACCCCTGCCTTGCCCCTGGGGCCAGAACAGGCCGGAGCCTTGCTGCTGAGGCAGCTCTGGGCCGCCCTGCCGCCAGGGCTGGCGCCCGAGCGGCTGGTGCTGACCGCTCCGATAGACAGCTACCCCCGCTACCGCCAATGGCTGCAAGAGGTTTGCCGCGAGTTAGAGGTTCCTGAGCTGGCCCTGGTGGACGAGCCCACCGCCGCAGCCATCGGTGCGGGATTGCCTGCTGGCAGCACGGTGCTGGTGGTGGACCTGGGAGGCGGCACCATCGACCTGTCCCTGGTGGCCCTAGAGGGTGGCGAAGGTCGCCCGGCGCCCATGGCCCAGCTGCTGCGCTTCGCCGGCCGGGATCTGAGTTCAAGTCGCCAGGCCCTGCGCTGTGCCCGGGTGATCGGCAAGGCAGGGGTAGCCCTGGGAGGCCGGGATATAGATCGCTGGATCGCAGCCCACCTTTGTCCCGGAGCCCCCCTTGATGGGGCCCTGCTGGAGGCAGCTGAATCGCTCAAATGCCAGCTCAGCAACGCAGAAGAGGCCCTGGTGTTCTGGAGTCCAACGGGCCTGCCTCCCCAACCTCTGCGGCTGAGCCGCAGCCGCTTAGACGCCTTGTTGGTGGAGAGGGGCTTGCTGGCCCAACTCGATGACCTGTTGGAGGTCGTGTTGGCGGGAGCCCGCCGCGATGGCCTGGCCCTAAACCAGATCACCGCCCTGCTGCCGGTTGGTGGCAGCAGCCGCATGCCCCTGATCCGCCAATGGCTGCAGGAGCGCTGCGGCGGCATTCCCCTGCAGGGAAGCCGGCCGGTGGAGGCCGTAGCCCTGGGGGCCCTGGCCCTCACACCGGGGGTGCGGGTACGCGATGTTTTGCGCCACGGAATTTGCCTGCGCTGCTGGGATCAGCGCTCCAGCCGCCATCACTGGCAACCGCTGTTTGTGGCGGGGCAAACCTGGCCGAGTGAGCGGCCGCTGGAAATCGTGCTGGCCTGCAGCAGCCCCAACCAGAAAAGCCTGGAGCTCGTGCTGGGGGAACCAGACAACGAAAGGCGCAGCGAGGTGGTGTTTGAGGCCGGGCTACCGGTGCTGCGGCCGCGAGCAGCGGGGCAAGCCCGCGTGATGCCCTGGAGCGAACAACCCCCAGATCTTGCCCTCGACGTGCCCGGTCAGCCTGGCGAGGACTGTCTGCGATTGTCATTTTCCGTCAACGATCAAGGCCAGCTGGTGCTGGAGGTCACGGACCTACGCAGCGGTCGCCGCAGTGCCGCCCAACTACTGGGCCCGGTGCGCTGA
- a CDS encoding DNA-directed RNA polymerase subunit omega yields the protein MQSGIDVNHKELAQRAESLIRHTSNRYLTTVKIAFRAKQRRFDDFDGLLDDSMVKPVQRAIIEMSDEQDQPDLLPG from the coding sequence ATGCAGAGCGGTATTGACGTCAACCACAAGGAATTGGCCCAGCGGGCCGAGAGTCTGATCCGCCACACCAGCAACCGCTACCTCACCACGGTGAAGATTGCTTTTCGGGCTAAGCAGCGTCGTTTCGATGATTTTGACGGTCTGCTCGACGATTCGATGGTTAAACCCGTGCAGCGGGCCATCATCGAAATGAGCGACGAGCAGGACCAGCCAGATCTGCTGCCCGGCTGA
- a CDS encoding DUF1818 family protein translates to MLVQEGEGWRWLEDSARHPFSFVIGGQGWAFELTAEEAHGLGLALVQLVQEHHDLANQLMPEESISMELERGPVWIALEGDRNSWSLRFVLTPGADCRAVEGSWLPGPSAALVAALALWASQHGCS, encoded by the coding sequence ATGCTTGTTCAAGAAGGTGAGGGGTGGAGGTGGCTGGAGGATTCAGCCCGCCACCCCTTTTCTTTTGTGATTGGCGGCCAGGGCTGGGCCTTTGAGCTCACTGCGGAGGAGGCCCATGGGCTGGGGCTGGCTTTGGTGCAGTTGGTGCAAGAGCACCATGATCTGGCAAATCAGTTGATGCCTGAAGAGTCGATCAGCATGGAGCTCGAGCGCGGCCCTGTGTGGATTGCTTTGGAAGGCGACCGCAACTCCTGGTCGCTGCGGTTTGTGCTCACGCCTGGGGCTGATTGCCGTGCCGTTGAGGGCAGCTGGTTACCCGGGCCCAGCGCGGCTTTGGTGGCGGCCCTGGCTCTGTGGGCAAGCCAGCACGGTTGCAGCTGA
- a CDS encoding DUF2811 domain-containing protein, with protein MDLQNPVRAQAPVEGEGLTVSFRAEVPEALLASMRGFIEQHPNWDQYRLFQAALAGFLVQNGLGDREVTRCYLANLFPAQASFRQQ; from the coding sequence ATGGATCTGCAGAATCCCGTTCGAGCTCAAGCTCCCGTGGAGGGGGAAGGCTTGACGGTGAGCTTTCGCGCCGAGGTGCCTGAAGCCTTACTTGCCTCGATGCGTGGCTTTATCGAGCAGCACCCCAATTGGGATCAATACCGGTTGTTTCAAGCTGCCCTGGCAGGCTTCCTGGTGCAAAACGGCCTTGGCGATCGCGAAGTCACCCGCTGTTACCTGGCAAATCTCTTTCCCGCCCAGGCGAGCTTCAGGCAGCAGTGA
- a CDS encoding EVE domain-containing protein, with protein sequence MAYWLMKSEPDVYGIDHLQREGSTLWDGIRNYQARNFMRSMQIGDRAFFYHSNTKPPGIVGLMEVVETQIVDPSQFDPNSKYFDPAASRQEPRWDCCRLRYLRHFQQLLSLDALRENFSPEQLGVVKRGNRLSILPVEPSSAERLLELLESP encoded by the coding sequence ATGGCCTATTGGTTGATGAAAAGCGAGCCCGATGTCTACGGGATTGACCATTTGCAGCGGGAGGGCAGCACCCTATGGGACGGCATTCGCAACTACCAGGCCCGCAATTTTATGCGGAGCATGCAAATTGGCGATAGGGCTTTTTTCTACCACTCCAACACCAAACCACCGGGCATTGTGGGCTTGATGGAGGTGGTTGAAACCCAGATTGTCGACCCCAGCCAATTTGATCCCAACTCCAAATATTTCGATCCCGCCGCAAGCCGGCAAGAGCCCCGCTGGGACTGTTGCCGGCTGCGCTACTTACGCCACTTCCAGCAACTGCTCAGCCTTGATGCCTTGCGGGAAAACTTCAGCCCCGAGCAGCTGGGGGTGGTGAAGCGGGGCAACCGCCTTTCGATCCTGCCAGTTGAGCCCAGCAGTGCCGAGCGACTGCTGGAGTTGCTTGAGTCGCCATGA
- the murD gene encoding UDP-N-acetylmuramoyl-L-alanine--D-glutamate ligase: MAGATRELTVVVGLARSGIGAARLLNHLGHAVLVIESQSSPALETKANELRQAGIDVLLGVPLHGDAFAALGTTPAAVVVSPGIRWDHPTLVELRNSGVSTKGEMELAFQASGDVPWIGITGTNGKTTVTHLVSHLLQHAGLDAPMGGNVGFSGAELVLERLERGDPQPNWLVMELSSYQIESAPQVAPRVGIWTTLTPDHLERHGTIEAYRAIKRSLLERSTAPILNADDADLRAHAAGLQRAIWVTAGSREDLPPTIQSSLWIEAGQVWQATQPGGPGPGPGPGKLLMAADCLAMPGAHNRQNMLLAAAAGLEAGLSGAQMEQAFRSFTGVPHRLERIREQQGISFYNDSKATNYDAAEVALHALDGPLVVLAGGESKQGNPNSWLAALQQKAAAVVLYGAAQTEFHQLLSQAGFSGVVHCCDSLAEAVPLADQLARSHRCLAVLLSPACASFDQYNDFEARGDHFRQLVMAL; this comes from the coding sequence ATGGCAGGTGCAACAAGGGAACTGACCGTTGTTGTTGGACTTGCGCGCTCAGGGATTGGTGCTGCTCGGCTGCTTAACCATCTCGGCCATGCGGTGCTGGTGATTGAGAGCCAATCCAGCCCAGCACTCGAAACCAAAGCGAACGAGTTGCGCCAGGCAGGCATTGATGTGCTGCTAGGCGTGCCCCTCCACGGCGACGCTTTTGCCGCCCTTGGCACTACCCCCGCAGCCGTGGTGGTGAGTCCAGGCATCCGCTGGGACCATCCCACCCTGGTGGAGCTGCGCAACTCAGGAGTAAGCACCAAAGGCGAAATGGAGCTGGCTTTCCAAGCAAGTGGCGACGTGCCCTGGATCGGCATCACCGGCACCAATGGCAAAACCACCGTTACCCACCTAGTGAGCCACCTGCTTCAGCACGCTGGGCTCGATGCCCCCATGGGCGGCAACGTGGGCTTCTCTGGGGCCGAGCTGGTGCTGGAGCGACTGGAGCGCGGCGATCCCCAACCCAACTGGCTGGTGATGGAGCTCAGCAGCTATCAGATCGAATCGGCCCCCCAAGTAGCACCACGGGTGGGAATTTGGACCACCTTGACCCCAGACCATCTCGAGCGCCACGGCACTATTGAGGCCTACAGGGCCATCAAACGCAGCCTGTTGGAGCGTTCCACGGCGCCCATACTCAACGCCGATGACGCCGACCTACGTGCCCATGCCGCCGGCTTGCAGCGGGCCATCTGGGTCACCGCCGGCAGCCGGGAGGATCTCCCCCCCACGATCCAGTCCAGTCTCTGGATCGAAGCCGGCCAGGTATGGCAAGCCACCCAGCCCGGCGGCCCGGGCCCCGGCCCCGGCCCCGGCAAACTTTTAATGGCTGCGGATTGCCTAGCCATGCCCGGCGCCCACAACCGCCAAAACATGCTGCTGGCCGCTGCGGCCGGGCTCGAAGCCGGCTTGAGCGGCGCCCAGATGGAGCAAGCCTTCCGCTCCTTTACCGGCGTGCCCCACCGGCTCGAGCGCATCCGCGAGCAGCAAGGCATCAGCTTCTACAACGACAGCAAGGCCACCAACTACGACGCCGCCGAGGTGGCGCTACATGCCCTGGACGGTCCGCTAGTAGTGCTCGCCGGTGGTGAATCGAAGCAGGGCAATCCCAATAGCTGGCTGGCAGCCTTGCAACAGAAAGCCGCAGCGGTGGTGCTCTACGGAGCTGCCCAGACAGAGTTTCATCAACTACTTAGCCAAGCAGGCTTTAGCGGAGTTGTGCACTGCTGCGACAGCCTGGCTGAAGCCGTCCCCCTGGCCGACCAATTAGCCCGCAGCCATCGCTGCCTAGCGGTACTGCTTTCCCCAGCCTGCGCCAGCTTTGACCAATACAACGATTTTGAGGCCCGTGGTGATCATTTCCGCCAGCTGGTGATGGCGCTGTAA
- a CDS encoding photosystem II S4 domain protein: MARDLEAVIAAADQALRTWEPVWTPFLDGALLEQAQERLAGLAELEMASRGGYPGAERQRLLLQRHDAAINADEVAAGLMGLELGGNFLFDPAERQDFRSGLLALGAAEGELGDLWLRGDRGAQAILTAAQAAALDGRTAMVRTVEVALEARPLHELQLPAPRLPRRFQTVEASLRLDAVASAGFGLSRNRMAELIRQGRVRLNWQPVSSPSRPLTVGDRVQLEGRGELQLETVTATKRERWRIELVRC; the protein is encoded by the coding sequence ATGGCTAGGGACCTTGAAGCCGTGATCGCTGCAGCAGACCAGGCCCTGCGCACCTGGGAGCCGGTCTGGACCCCCTTTCTTGATGGGGCGTTGCTTGAGCAGGCCCAAGAGCGCCTGGCAGGCCTGGCCGAGCTGGAAATGGCCAGCCGGGGGGGCTACCCAGGAGCTGAACGCCAGCGGCTGCTTTTGCAGCGCCACGACGCAGCCATTAATGCCGATGAAGTTGCCGCTGGCTTGATGGGCCTGGAGCTGGGCGGCAATTTCCTATTTGACCCGGCTGAGCGACAAGACTTCCGCTCGGGCCTGCTAGCCCTCGGCGCTGCGGAGGGAGAGCTCGGCGATCTCTGGCTGCGAGGCGACCGGGGTGCCCAGGCAATTCTCACGGCTGCTCAAGCCGCTGCCCTTGATGGCCGCACGGCCATGGTGCGCACGGTGGAGGTGGCCCTAGAAGCCCGCCCCCTGCATGAGTTGCAACTGCCGGCGCCGCGCCTGCCCCGCCGCTTTCAAACCGTGGAAGCCTCCCTGCGCCTCGATGCGGTGGCCTCCGCCGGATTCGGGTTATCTCGCAACCGCATGGCCGAGCTGATCCGTCAAGGCAGGGTGAGACTCAACTGGCAGCCAGTCAGCAGTCCCAGCCGGCCGCTGACGGTGGGAGACCGGGTGCAGCTTGAGGGCCGGGGCGAACTGCAGCTCGAGACGGTCACAGCAACCAAGCGGGAGCGCTGGCGAATCGAGCTGGTGCGCTGCTGA
- the serA gene encoding phosphoglycerate dehydrogenase, which produces MTKVLVSDPIDQAGIDILSQVAQVDVRTGLPPEELKAIIGDYDALMIRSGTTVTAEIIEAADKLRIIGRAGVGVDNVDVPAATKRGVLVVNSPEGNTIAAAEQALALMLALSRHVPHAHASTMAGGWDRKKYVGNELYKKKLGVVGLGKIGSHVARVAKAMGMDVMAYDPYVSAERAQQMQVRLLPLPALFAEADFVSLHLPRTPDTENLVNAELLKTMKSTARIVNCARGGIIDEGALAEAVENGTIGGAALDVYAKEPLEADSPLRQVKERLILTPHLGASTEEAQENVAIDVAEQIRDVLLGLPARSAVNIPGLNAEVMEQLKPHLQLAETLGQLLSQLAGGPISELEVRLQGDFAAHPAQPLVVAALKGLLSTALGDSINYVNASLEAKERGIHVVEVKDDASRDFAGGSLQLSSKGSNGNHTVTGAVFAEGELRITTIDEFPVNVAPSRHMLFTRHRDMPGIIGQLGSLLGEHNVNIASMQVGRRIVRGDAVMVLSLDDPIPPSLLVSVHAINGIQEAHPVTL; this is translated from the coding sequence ATGACAAAGGTTCTCGTTTCGGATCCCATCGACCAGGCGGGGATTGACATCCTGTCCCAGGTGGCACAGGTGGATGTGCGCACTGGCCTGCCCCCCGAGGAGCTCAAGGCGATCATCGGCGACTACGACGCCCTGATGATTCGCTCTGGCACCACGGTGACTGCCGAAATCATCGAAGCTGCCGACAAGCTGCGGATCATTGGCCGAGCCGGGGTTGGCGTCGACAACGTCGATGTGCCCGCGGCCACCAAGCGCGGTGTGCTGGTGGTGAACTCGCCGGAGGGCAACACCATCGCCGCCGCTGAGCAGGCCTTAGCCCTGATGCTGGCCCTGTCGCGCCACGTGCCCCACGCCCATGCCAGCACCATGGCCGGCGGCTGGGATCGCAAGAAATACGTGGGCAACGAGCTTTACAAGAAAAAGTTGGGCGTGGTGGGTCTCGGCAAGATCGGCTCCCACGTGGCCCGGGTGGCCAAGGCGATGGGCATGGACGTGATGGCCTACGACCCCTACGTATCTGCCGAGCGGGCCCAGCAAATGCAGGTGCGACTCCTGCCCCTGCCCGCCTTGTTTGCCGAAGCTGACTTCGTCAGCCTGCACCTGCCCCGCACCCCAGACACCGAGAACCTGGTGAACGCGGAGCTGCTCAAGACAATGAAATCGACGGCGCGGATCGTTAACTGCGCTCGCGGCGGCATCATTGACGAAGGGGCCCTCGCTGAGGCGGTCGAGAACGGCACCATCGGCGGCGCGGCCCTTGATGTGTACGCCAAAGAGCCCCTAGAGGCAGATTCGCCCCTGCGGCAGGTGAAGGAGCGTCTAATCCTCACGCCCCATTTGGGTGCCTCCACCGAAGAGGCCCAGGAAAACGTCGCGATCGATGTGGCTGAGCAGATCCGCGACGTACTGCTGGGCTTGCCTGCCCGCAGCGCCGTGAATATCCCTGGCCTCAATGCCGAGGTGATGGAGCAGCTCAAGCCCCATTTGCAATTGGCCGAAACCCTGGGTCAGCTGCTGAGCCAGCTGGCTGGTGGCCCGATCAGTGAGCTCGAGGTGCGACTCCAGGGCGACTTCGCCGCCCACCCGGCCCAGCCCCTGGTGGTGGCGGCCCTCAAGGGTTTGCTTTCCACCGCCCTGGGCGACAGCATCAACTACGTGAACGCCAGCTTGGAGGCCAAGGAGCGGGGCATCCACGTGGTGGAGGTGAAGGACGACGCCAGCCGCGATTTCGCGGGCGGCTCCCTGCAGCTGAGCTCCAAGGGCTCCAATGGCAACCACACCGTCACCGGGGCGGTGTTCGCCGAGGGGGAACTGCGGATCACCACCATCGATGAGTTTCCGGTGAACGTGGCCCCCAGCCGCCACATGCTGTTCACCCGTCACCGGGATATGCCCGGCATCATCGGCCAGCTGGGCTCCCTGCTCGGGGAGCACAACGTCAACATCGCCTCGATGCAGGTGGGTCGCCGCATCGTGCGGGGCGACGCCGTGATGGTCCTCAGCCTCGATGACCCCATCCCGCCCAGCCTGCTGGTTTCGGTGCACGCCATCAACGGCATTCAGGAAGCTCACCCGGTAACCCTTTGA
- the prmA gene encoding 50S ribosomal protein L11 methyltransferase, whose protein sequence is MAAAPGWWRLELASLPELEESLLWKLADLGIPRVAVQHRPETPSQRQLIAWLPASDWPEQERQQLALALAPLAEPFGLALPPLQWSQQADEDWSLSWKQHWQADPVGKGLLILPAWLPCPPEHAERRLIAMDPGSAFGTGSHPTTRLCLEALELLAAMTPEGLAGLRVADLGCGSGVLGLAALRLGAASVAAVDTDSLAVRATTDNAALNGLTPQVRVQLGSVEALAELLEGQPADLLLCNILAPVIQALCPAFSTVLAANGVGLLSGLLVDQAPALQLALRDEGWQAELTAEQSQWGLMTIRRVA, encoded by the coding sequence ATGGCTGCTGCCCCGGGCTGGTGGCGACTGGAGCTGGCCTCCCTGCCGGAGCTGGAGGAATCCCTGCTTTGGAAGCTCGCTGACCTGGGCATACCTCGGGTAGCGGTTCAGCACCGCCCCGAAACCCCCAGCCAGCGGCAGCTGATTGCCTGGTTGCCGGCAAGCGATTGGCCTGAGCAGGAGCGGCAGCAGCTTGCTCTGGCTCTGGCGCCCCTGGCTGAGCCCTTTGGCTTGGCTCTGCCCCCGCTGCAGTGGAGTCAGCAGGCCGATGAAGACTGGAGCCTCAGCTGGAAGCAGCACTGGCAGGCCGATCCTGTGGGCAAGGGGCTGCTGATCCTGCCTGCGTGGCTGCCCTGTCCGCCCGAGCATGCCGAGCGGCGGCTAATAGCCATGGATCCGGGCAGTGCCTTCGGCACCGGCAGCCATCCCACCACCAGGCTGTGCCTGGAGGCCTTGGAGCTGCTGGCCGCCATGACGCCAGAGGGGCTGGCTGGCCTGCGGGTGGCCGACCTCGGCTGCGGTAGCGGCGTGCTGGGCCTTGCTGCCCTCCGGCTGGGTGCGGCCTCTGTAGCAGCGGTTGACACCGATTCTCTTGCAGTGCGAGCCACTACCGACAATGCCGCCCTCAACGGCCTCACGCCTCAAGTGCGGGTGCAACTGGGCTCGGTTGAGGCCCTGGCTGAGCTGCTCGAGGGTCAACCGGCCGATCTTTTGCTCTGCAACATCCTTGCTCCGGTGATTCAGGCCCTTTGTCCAGCCTTCAGCACCGTGCTGGCCGCCAACGGCGTGGGTCTGCTCAGTGGTCTGCTCGTTGACCAGGCTCCGGCGTTGCAGCTGGCCCTGCGGGACGAGGGCTGGCAGGCCGAACTCACGGCCGAACAAAGCCAGTGGGGCCTGATGACGATCCGGCGTGTCGCATAA